From the genome of Vigna angularis cultivar LongXiaoDou No.4 chromosome 11, ASM1680809v1, whole genome shotgun sequence, one region includes:
- the LOC108332819 gene encoding probable terpene synthase 2: MSLPSSTLAVAELRRPCVSYAPTIWGDTFLQYASQSKETDDNMKQQAEKLQEKVKSIFQSSLNQNIVQKINFIDSVQRLGVTYHFQQEINQALEQIYNTFTKHNTINEDGDYHFVALLFRLLRQQGYGISSDVFNKFKNGQGSFNETLASDVQGLCSLYEASHLRTPEDDILEEACDFSKTKLESLEKQLSPSVAAQINHCLRRPLYKSVPRFETRHCMTLFEQDPSHNETLLIFAKVDFNLLQNLHKKEIGYITQWRKDSNFVTLVPYARDRSVESYIWCLAISYKPEYSNPRTFVGKLIHVICLLDDTYDAYGTVQELELFTNAIQRWDISHIRSLPECMKVVFETVLQLCEEIELLTRENGKSSFVVPHFKQAVSNLTKGYMVEAKWCHEHYIPTYEEYKANGVLTSCFPCMITSFISLAEFATESVLDWILSDPSIINAASVIGRVMDDMASHKFEQERVHVASAVECCMKQYGISEAEAYNLIHKDVEDCWKVINEECIRSSDDIIPKCVLDCVVNLARISEVSYENHEDKYTNADLLKDYVSSLLLDPVSIDQEKLTAI; encoded by the exons ATGTCCCTTCCATCTTCAACACTTGCAGTAGCTGAACTCAGACGACCTTGCGTGAGTTATGCTCCTACCATATGGGGAGACACTTTCCTTCAATATGCTTCTCAATCCAAG GAAACCGATGACAATATGAAGCAGCAAGCAGAAAAACTACAAGAGAAGGTCAAATCAATATTTCAATCATCATTGAATCAAAACATCGTACAAAAAATAAACTTCATTGACTCAGTCCAACGTTTAGGCGTAACATATCACTTTCAACAAGAAATTAACCAGGCGTTGGAACAAATTTACAACACTTTCACAAAACACAACACCATCAATGAAGATGGTGACTATCACTTTGTTGCTCTACTCTTTCGTTTGTTAAGGCAACAAGGATATGGAATTTCATCAG ATgtatttaacaaatttaaaaatggcCAAGGAAGCTTCAATGAAACGCTTGCCAGCGATGTTCAAGGGTTGTGTAGTTTGTATGAAGCTTCACATCTGAGAACTCCTGAAGATGACATTCTAGAAGAAGCATGTGATTTCTCAAAAACTAAACTTGAGTCCTTGGAAAAACAGCTAAGTCCATCTGTTGCTGCACAAATCAACCATTGCTTAAGGCGACCTCTTTACAAGAGTGTACCTAGGTTTGAGACAAGGCATTGCATGACCCTCTTTGAACAAGATCCTTCCCATAACGAAACTCTATTGATCTTTGCAAAAGTAGATTTCAACCTTCTTCAAAATttgcataaaaaagaaataggTTATATCACCCA gtGGAGGAAAGATTCAAACTTTGTGACTCTGGTCCCTTACGCAAGAGACAGATCGGTTGAAAGCTATATTTGGTGTTTGGCAATATCCTACAAGCCTGAATACAGCAATCCAAGAACGTTTGTGGGAAAATTGATCCATGTTATCTGTCTTCTAGATGATACATATGATGCTTATGGAACAGTTCAAGAACTTGAACTCTTCACAAACGCAATTCAGAG ATGGGATATTAGTCATATTCGATCTCTTCCAGAGTGTATGAAAGTGGTATTTGAAACAGTTCTACAACTGTGTGAAGAAATAGAGTTGCTGACAAGAGAGAATGGAAAATCAAGCTTTGTGGTGCCACATTTTAAGCAAGCT GTTTCTAACTTAACAAAAGGGTACATGGTTGAAGCAAAATGGTGTCATGAGCATTACATTCCAACATATGAGGAGTATAAAGCTAATGGAGTCTTAACGTCTTGTTTCCCTTGTATGATAACTTCATTTATTAGTTTAGCAGAATTTGCAACAGAAAGTGTGCTGGATTGGATTCTCAGTGATCCAAGTATCATTAATGCTGCATCAGTTATTGGGAGAGTAATGGATGACATGGCCTCACACAAG TTTGAGCAAGAAAGAGTACATGTTGCATCAGCTGTGGAATGTTGCATGAAGCAGTATGGCATTTCAGAAGCAGAGGCTTATAACTTGATTCACAAGGATGTTGAAGATTGTTGGAAGGTTATAAATGAAGAGTGTATAAGGTCAAGTGATGATATTATTCCAAAGTGTGTGCTGGATTGTGTAGTTAATTTGGCTCGTATATCTGAGGTTTCTTATGAAAATCATGAGGATAAATATACAAATGCAGATTTGCTAAAAGATTATGTTTCTTCATTGCTTTTGGATCCCGTCTCCATCGATCAGGAGAAGTTGACTGCCATATAA
- the LOC108334281 gene encoding transposon Ty3-G Gag-Pol polyprotein — MKYRQGDKRIIVQGDPTLERRVVGPEALKKIDEVATCFLVWELGLCETHTSSPKCSGLTEKQKQQMGGLLEQHDVVFTELEGLPPSRETVHQIHLKEGIGPINVRPYRYPHVMKDEIEQQVSEMLRSGVIRPSHSLYSSPVILVKKKDGSWRFCIDYRALNRATVSDKFPIPVIEELLDELGGASYFSKVDLKAGYHQIRMAEKDIEKTAFRTHQGHYEFVVMPFGLTNAPTTFQSTMNHLFKPYLRKFVLVFFDDILVYSRTWEEHLEHVGKVLSTLRRDQWVANRRKCEFGQTQVKYLGHIISHKGVEMDDEKIKAVVDWERPKSVKSVRGFLGLSGYYRRFIRDYGKIARPLTDLLKKGGFTWNEKAEEAWQTLKTVVTTAPVLSLPNFQQPFHIKCDASGKGVGAVLMQGKKPIAFFSKALSEGALSKSIYEKELMALVLAIQHWRPYLLGQRFIVHTDQRSLRYLLEQRITTHNQQNWIAKLLGYDFEIIYKVGTTNRVADALSRRDEGVNDEDKELSVIARPYWQDFEEVMKEVVEDEKLRKVIEEIEVDPNSHPAYTIEHGRLHYKGRLVLSAQSSWLPRLMAEFHLTQMGGHSGVYRTYRRIAQSLFWVGMKKDITEFVAKCLVCQQHKYLASSPQGLLQPLPIPNAIWEELSMDFVVRLPKSQGYDAILVVVDRLSKYAHFIPLKHPYSARTVAEIFLREVVRLHGIPKSIVTDRDPLFLSMFWNELFKGQGTQLKMSTAYHPETDGQTEVVNRVLEGYLRCFCSEQPKGWMTVLSWAEFWYNTCYQGAIRCTPFEAVYGRAPPSLHRFIPGESLVEAVNQELQTRDEALKQLKFHLERAQDLMVRQANKKRRVANVAVGDWVYLKIRPHRQSSMPTRLHPKLSARYFGPFRIIQMVGEAACKLQLPETARIHPVFHVSQVKKALGEHQVERELPPDLQAEGPSFWPMKILGRRQRTEEGRSVQPVLVEWQQGGPEGATLEDEITIKEQYPDFNLGDKIVNGYLPVEEGYASGCCLYKPFTVNTIDFFQSFCVSWSESEN, encoded by the exons ATGAAGTACAGACAAGGAGATAAGAGGATAATTGTACAAGGGGATCCCACGTTAGAGAGGAGGGTGGTGGGCCCCGaagctttaaaaaaaatagatgaggTGGCAACATGTTTTTTGGTCTGGGAGTTGGGCTTGTGCGAGACCCATACAAGCAGCCCAAAGTGTTCAGGCCTTACTGAAAAACAGAAGCAGCAGATGGGGGGTTTACTAGAACAACATGACGTGGTGTTCACGGAGCTTGAGGGGTTGCCACCTAGCAGGGAGACGGTGCATCAGATACACCTTAAAGAGGGAATTGGTCCGATCAATGTTAGGCCGTACCGATACCCACATGTAATGAAAGATGAGATCGAGCAGCAAGTTTCGGAGATGCTCCGATCGGGGGTGATCCGTCCGAGCCATAGCCTGTACTCCAGCCCAGTAATTTTAGTTAAGAAAAAAGATGGCAGTTGGCGTTTCTGCATAGACTACAGAGCCCTGAATAGAGCGACGGTGTCGGATAAGTTTCCCATACCGGTGATAGAAGAGCTGTTGGACGAGTTAGGGGGGGCTTCCTATTTTTCTAAGGTGGACTTGAAGGCCGGGTACCACCAAATCCGCATGGCCGAGAAGGATATCGAGAAGACGGCGTTCCGCACACACCAGGGACATTACGAGTTTGTCGTGATGCCTTTCGGGCTCACCAACGCGCCGACAACATTCCAGAGCACTATGAACCATCTCTTCAAGCCCTATTTGCGGAAGTTTGTGCTCGTATTCTTCGACGATATACTGGTCTACAGTCGAACCTGGGAGGAGCACTTGGAGCACGTTGGGAAAGTCCTGTCAACACTGAGACGGGATCAGTGGGTGGCCAATCGGAGGAAGTGTGAGTTCGGGCAAACCCAAGTCAAATACTTGGGACACATTATCTCTCACAAAGGCGTGGAGATGGACGATGAAAAGATAAAGGCGGTGGTGGACTGGGAACGACCAAAATCAGTGAAGAGTGTGAGGGGATTTTTGGGTTTGTCGGGGTATTATCGAAGGTTCATCAGGGACTACGGCAAAATTGCCAGGCCTCTAACGGATCTATTGAAAAAGGGAGGATTTACCTGGAATGAGAAAGCAGAGGAGGCATGGCAAACGTTGAAGACAGTCGTCACGACAGCCCCGGTATTGTCCCTCCCAAATTTTCAGCAACCCTTTCACATTAAGTGTGATGCGTCGGGCAAAGGGGTTGGCGCTGTATTGATGCAGGGGAAGAAGCCGATAGCCTTTTTCAGCAAGGCCTTATCTGAAGGAGCTCTCAGCAAGTCCATTTATGAAAAAGAACTGATGGCTCTGGTATTAGCGATCCAGCACTGGCGTCCTTATCTTTTGGGACAGAGATTCATAGTCCACACTGACCAGAGGAGCCTCCGGTATCTCTTGGAGCAGCGTATCACAACACATAATCAACAAAATTGGATAGCTAAATTGCTGGGATACGATTTTGAAATCATATATAAGGTGGGGACTACCAACCGAGTGGCAGATGCGTTGTCCCGAAGAGATGAGGGGGTGAACGACGAAGATAAGGAGTTGTCGGTGATAGCCAGGCCCTATTGGCAAGATTTCGAAGAAGTAATGAAGGAGGTAGTCGAGGACGAGAAACTACGTAAGGTGATAGAAGAGATAGAGGTGGACCCAAATTCTCACCCAGCATACACGATAGAACATGGAAGACTGCACTACAAGGGGAGGTTGGTGTTGTCGGCGCAGTCTTCGTGGCTACCAAGATTGATGGCAGAGTTTCACCTAACGCAGATGGGGGGTCATTCAGGAGTTTACCGGACATATAGGAGGATAGCTCAGTCCTTATTTTGGGTGGGGATGAAAAAGGACATTACAGAGTTCGTGGCTAAATGTCTTGTGTGCCAACAACACAAGTATTTAGCGTCATCACCGCAAGGATTACTACAACCCTTGCCCATTCCGAATGCAATATGGGAAGAGCTTAGCATGGATTTCGTGGTGCGGCTGCCTAAGTCTCAGGGGTACGACGCTATTTTGGTGGTGGTGGACCGACTGAGCAAGTATGCCCATTTCATACCACTCAAGCATCCTTATTCGGCAAGGACGGTGGCTGAGATTTTTCTAAGAGAAGTAGTACGATTGCATGGGATTCCAAAATCCATCGTGACCGACAGAGACCCTTTGTTCTTAAGCATGTTCTGGAATGAATTGTTCAAAGGCCAAGGGACGCAGTTAAAAATGAGCACCGCGTATCACCCGGAGACGGACGGGCAGACAGAGGTGGTGAACCGGGTGTTAGAGGGATATCTCAGGTGTTTCTGTTCAGAGCAGCCGAAAGGGTGGATGACTGTGTTATCGTGGGCGGAGTTTTGGTATAACACGTGCTATCAAGGGGCAATCCGATGCACCCCTTTTGAGGCTGTTTACGGGCGAGCACCTCCCTCCTTGCACAGATTCATTCCTGGTGAATCTCTAGTGGAGGCTGTGAATCAAGAGCTTCAAACCAGGGACGAAGCTTTGAAACAATTGAAGTTTCATCTTGAGCGCGCGCAAGATCTTATGGTGCGACAAGCTAATAAAAAGAGGAGGGTTGCGAACGTGGCAGTAGGGGACTGGGTGTATTTGAAGATACGACCCCATAGGCAATCCTCGATGCCTACCAGACTCCACCCAAAGCTATCAGCCAGATACTTTGGGCCGTTTCGGATAATTCAGATGGTAGGGGAGGCAGCCTGTAAGCTGCAGTTGCCAGAGACAGCTCGAATACATCCTGTGTTCCATGTTTCACAGGTGAAAAAGGCATTAGGAGAACATCAGGTGGAGAGGGAGTTACCACCGGACCTGCAGGCAGAGGGGCCTTCGTTTTGGCCCATGAAAATTTTGGGAAGGAGGCAGAGGACCGAAGAAGGAAGAAGTGTGCAGCCGGTGCTGGTCGAATGGCAACAAGGAGGGCCAGAAGGGGCCACTTTGGAAGATGAAATAACAATCAAGGAGCAGTACCCTGatttcaaccttggggacaag ATTGTTAACGGGTACTTACCTGTTGAAGAGGGTTATGCCTCTGGGTGCTGTTTGTACAAACCTTTTACTGTGAATACAATTGATTTCTTCCAATCTTTCTGTGTTTCTTGGAGTGAAAGTGAGAATTGA